A stretch of DNA from Variovorax paradoxus:
GAGCAGGCGCAGACACCCGAGCTCGTTCCCGAGCTGCGCGACGGCGAAGGCTTCCCCGTCATCGCGGGCCGTGTCGAAGGCATCGACGAGAACGAACTGCGCGAGCACCTGCGCGAAAGCCTGCAACCCGCCGGCGAAGCTTTCGATGTCGATGCGCTGCCCGACGACCGGCTGCGCGCCCTCCACCTCATGTCCGATGTGCTGCAGGAGCTGCTCATCGCCGCCACCGAGGCGATCGCGAACGCCGGTGATGCGCTCTCGGTGCGCGCGCCCGGGCGCTTCGTCTCCAGCGGCGGCGTCATCCCGGGGCCGGCGGCGGCGCCGCAACTGAATGTCTCGCTGCTGTTGCCGGGCGCATGGACCGAGAGCGAACGCGTGATCGCCACGCAGTGGGTGCAGCAGCGCGTGCGCGAAGGCGATGCGTCGCAGCGCTGGCATGTCGACTGCTTCAAGAGTGAAGACGGCGTGTCCGGCATGGCGTTGCTCGACCGCATCAGCCTGTCGCTGCACCGCGAGCAGCGGCCCGCGCTGTGGATCGCGCTGGCGGCCGACTCCTCGGTGTCCGAGGCGAGCATCGCGCGCTGGGAGGCCGAGGGCCTGCTGTACACCGCCACGCGCCGCAAGGGCCGCGTGCCCGGCGAAGCCGCCGCGGGCCTGCTGCTCGTGCGCGCCGACGATGTGCTGCTGGCACCGGCCGGTGCCGTGCGGCTGTCGCGCAGCGCAAGCGGCCAGCGCGAAGCGTCGGCCGACACGGCGCGCACGCCCGATGCGAGCCTGCTCGATCGCTTTGCCCAACACCTGCTGACCATATCGTCGCTCGACACCGCCCAGGTCGACTGGGTCGTGAGCGACGCCGACCACCGCACCAGCCGCGTCACCGAAGTGGCCAGGCTCGTGCAGGAGCGGTTGCCGCATGTGCCGTTCGAAAACAACCTGTCCGTCTGCGCCACCCTGGGTCACCTGGGGGCCGCGGCCGACATGAGCGCCGTCGTGCTCGCGTGCCACCTGGCCGCGCGCGATGCGCGGCACGTGCTCGCCATTTCCGTGCAGGACGCGCACGCCCGAACGGCCTTGCTGGCCGGCCCGGCGAGCCTCGCGTCACCCGCTACTTAAACAGGACCGATTCCAGAAACTTCTATGCGGCGATTCTTCAGTTTCCTGGCCGATCCGCGCACCTTGTCGGTGATCGGCGCCATCGCGCTCGGCGCGTTCCTGCTGCTCGGGGCACAGACGCTCGAAGTCGGCGCGATCTGGGCTGTCGGCATCTTCGTGGTGCTGCTGCTGTTGTGGCTGCTCGTGTGGTTCGTGCGGCGCATGCGCACGCGCGCGGCCAACCGCAAGCTCGGCGACATGCTCGAGGACCAGGCCGACGCGGCCGTGCGTGACAGCGACCCCGAGCGCAAGGCCGAGATCGACGAGCTGCGCGGGCGCATGGTCGAGGCCGTCAAGACCATCAAGACCTCGAAGATCGGGCAGATGTCGGGCAGCGAGGCGCTGTACGAGCTGCCCTGGTACATGGTCATCGGCAACCCGGCGGCGGGCAAGAGCAGCGCCATCCTGAACTCGGGCCTGCAGTTCCCGTTCGCCGACAAGGGCAACGCGGTGATCCAGGGCATCGGCGGCACGCGCAACTGCGACTGGTTCTTCACCACCGAAGGCATCGTGCTCGACACGGCGGGCCGCTATTCCATTCACCAGGAAGACCGCAAGGAGTGGTTCGGCTTCCTGGACCTGCTCAAGAAGTACCGGCCGAAGGCGCCCATCAACGGCATCATCATCACGGCGAGCATTCCCGAGCTGATCGGCAGCCGGCCCGACTTCGCCATTCAGCTGGCCAAGAACCTGCGCCAGCGCATGCAGGAACTCACCGAGCGGCTCGAGGTGTTCGCGCCGGTCTACGTGATGTTCACCAAGGCCGACCTGATCACCGGCTTTGCAGAATTTTTCGGCGACAGCGACAAGATGGAGCGCGACCGCGTGTGGGGCGCCTCGCTGCCCTACGACGGCGACGAGAAGCAGGACGCCGTGGCGCTGTTCGACAAGCGCTTCGACGAGCTCTACATGGGTCTGAAGGAAATCAGCGTCTCGCACTTCGCGAACCACCGCAGCAGCGATCCGTCGCCCGAACTGCTGATCTTTCCGCTCGAGTTCGCGGCCATCAAGCCCGCGTTGCGCGCCTTCCTGGCCACGCTGTTCGAGAGCAACCCGTTCCAGCACAAGCCGGTGTTCCGCGGCTTCTACTTCACCAGCGCCTTGCAAGAGGGCACGATGCGCAGCCTGTCGACCGAGCGCATCGCCAAGCGCTTCGGGCTCACGCTGAGCAACGCGGCCACCAAGTCGAAGGAAATCTATTCGCAGAACGGGTTCTTCCTGCGCGACCTGTTTTCCAAGGTGATCTTTGCCGACAAGAAGACGGTGCGGCAGTTCTCCAGTCCCGTGAAGGCGCGCGTGCGCTACGTGAGCTTCTTCGCGTTCGTCACCGTGCTGGGCCTGCTGCTCGGCGGCTGGACGTGGTCGTACCTCGGCAACCGCCAGCTGGTGGAGAACGTGCAGGCCGACCTCGACAAGGTGGTCAAGCTGCAAGCCAGCGACAACGGCCTGCGCACGCGCTTCGAGGCGCTGAACATCCTGCAGGACCGCATCGAGCAGCTCGAGAAATTCCGCAACGACCGGCCGCTGTCGCTGTCGCTGGGCCTGTACCAGGGCAACCAGCTCGAAGACAAGCTCGTGGCCGAGTACTACGGCGGCGTGAAGCAGCTCATGCTCGCGCCGGTGTCGGACAACCTGCAGGCCTTCCTGCGCGACGTCAACGCACACCCCGATCGCCTGAAGCGCGCCGATGCGGTGGCCGCGCTGACGGGCGGCACCGCGCCTGCGCCGTTGCCGGTCGCCAGTGCCGCGACCCCCACGGCGCCCGCCGCAGTGCCGGAAGGCGGCGGCCTGTATGCCGGCTCTTCGCCGGCCGATGTGCAGGACGCCTACAACGCGCTCAAGACCTACCTCATGCTGTCCGACAAGCGGCAGGTGGAAACGGCCCACCTCACCGACCAGATCTCGCGCTTCTGGCGCGGCTGGCTCGAGAGCAACCGCGGCGACATGCCGCGTGCGGCGGTCATCCGTGACGCCGAACGCATGATCACCTTCTACCTGCGCCGCGTGGGCGACGACAACTGGCCCGCGCTGGCCGACACCAACCTGGCGCTGGTCGAGCAGACGCGCGACAACCTGCGCCGCGTGGTGCGCGGCATGCCGGCGCGCGAACGCGTGTACGCCGAAATCAAGGCGCGCGCCTCGACGCGCTTCGCGCCGATGACCGTGGCACGCATCCTCGGGGCCACGGCCGGTGGTGCCGAGAGCGAAGGCACGCTGGCCGGCAGCGTCGCCATCTCGGGCGCGTTCACGCGCGAGGCCTGGCAGCAGTACGTGGACGATGCGATCCGCGACGCCGCCAACAAGGAGACATCGAGCAAGGACTGGGTGCTCAACGTCGCCGGCAACGACGACCTGACGCTCGAAGGCAGCCCGGAGCAGATCCGCAAGACGCTGGCCACCATGTACAAGCTGGAGTACGCCAAGGAGTGGCAGCGCTTCCTGCAGGGCATTGCGGTGAAGGACATGGGCAGCTTCGAGCAGGCCGTGGTCGCGATGAACCAGCTCGGCGATCCGCAGAACTCGCCGATCCGCAAGGTCTTCGACACGGTGTATGACCAGACCTCGTGGGACAACCCCTCGCTGGTCAATGCCGGCCTGCAGCAGGCGCGCACCGGGGCCTTCAACTGGTTCAAGCGCCTCTTCAGCCGCGCCACGCCCTCGCAGGTCAACGTGAACGTCGACCTCAACGGCGGTGCCACGGAAATTCCGATGGGTCCGATCGGCCGCGAGTTCGCGGGCGTGGCGCGCCTGGTGGTCGAGCGCGACAACACCTCGCTGCTGCGCGGCTACCTGGGCACGCTGTCGAAGCTGCGCGGGCGCTTCAACCAGATCAAGAACCAGGGCGACCCCGGACCGGGCGCGCGCCAGCTCATGCAGCAGACGCTGGAGGGCAACGGCTCCGAGCTGGCCGACGCGCTCAAGTACGTCGACGAGCAGATGCTCACCGGCATGGACGCCGCGCAGCGCCAGGCACTGCGCCCGCTGCTCGTGCGGCCGCTGCTGCAGGCGTACGCAGTGACGGTGCAGCCAACAGCGGTGGAGGTCAACAAGATCTGGAGCGCGCAGGTGCACCAGCCGTTCCAGCAGTCGCTGGCCACCAAGTACCCGTTCTCGGCGAGCGCGAAGATCGAAGCGTCGCCGGCGGAAATCGCGCAGTTCTTCGGACCTGAAGGCGCCATCGGCAAGTTCGTGACGACCACGCTGGGATCGCTGGTGATTCGCCGCGGCGACCTGCTGTCGCCGCGCGCCTGGGGCGACCAGGGCCTCACGCTGAGCCCCGATTTCGTGAACGGCTTTGCGCAGTGGGTGGCGCCGCTGTCGGGCGGCGCCGCAGCCGGTGCCGGCGGCAGCGCGCAGCCGCAGACGCTGTTCCAGATCCTGCCGCAGCCCGTGTCGGGCCTGACGGAGTACATGGTCGAAATCGACGGCCAGCAGCTGCGCTACCGCAACACGCCGCCGCAGTGGTCCAACTTCGTCTGGCCCAACGCGCAGGGCACGCCGGGCGCGAAGATCACCGCCGTCACCTTCGACGGGCGCACGGTCGAGCTGATCAACGAGCCGGGCAACTTCGGCCTGGAGCGGCTGCTCAGCACGGCGCAGCGCACCAAGTTGCCCGACGGCAGTTTCGAGCTCACGTGGGCGCGCGACAACGCGAGCGTGACCGTCAAGCTGCGGGTGATCCAGAACACGCAGTCGGCCGGTTCGGGCGGCGATTCGCCGCAAGGCAAGGGCCTGCGCGGCACGGTGTTGCCGCCGACGGTCGCGGAGATTGGTGCGCCGCGCGCCACAGCAACAGTTCAGGCACCGGCTCAAGTCCCGGTGCAGGCAGGGGGAGCAGGAAAATGAGCGCGCCACAACAGCTGTGCTACTTCGGCAAGTTGCCCGGACGCGGCGACTTCGTGAAGGGCCTGTACAACCCGCAGCTCATCAAGGTGTTCGACCACTGGCTGTCGCAGACCATGGAGATGCTGTCGGAAGACCCGCGCTGGAAGCTGATCTACGACAACGCGGCGCCGATGCACTTCGTGTGCCTGGGCTCGCGCAGCCGCGTGGCGATCGCGGGGCACCTGCGCGCCAGCCGCGACGAGTCGTCGCGCCGCTACCCGTTCCTGGCGGCCACCTCGGTGGACGTCGACGAGGCGCTCGACTTCATGCGCGGCGCGCCGATGCTGGTCGGCCCCTACTGGGACCGCATGGCGGTGCAGGTGCAGTCGCTGGCGGCCGGCACCGACCTGGACAACGAGCTGAAGAAGTTCGAGGCCATCGACCCGGCCATCGAGACCGGCTTCAAGAAGTCGGCCTCGCGCGCCACCTATGCGGCCTTCACGCGCGACACCAGCCTGCTGCGCATCGAGCAGATGCTCAACTTCGACGGCCACAAGGTGTCGCTGCGCCGCGCCATCCTGGCGCTGGGCCTGCTGCTGCAGCCGGTGATGGCCAGCGCGGTGTCGCACCTGGACAAGGGGCTCACGCTGCCGCTGCCGCGCGACCCGGTCGACCGCTCGCTGATCGCCACCTTCTGGCTCGAGATGGTGTCGCAGTTCCTGGCGAAGGCCGACTTCGAGCTGGTGCTGCTGGTCACCGAGATCGACGGCCGCGCGCGGCTGGTGATCGGCTTCAACGGCCTGTCGCCGCGCAGCCTGCAAAGCGTGCTGCATCCGCAGGTCTACACCGAGCACAACATCGACATCGACAACCCGGAATGGGTCGAGGACACCATCCACAGCAACTACGCGATGTTCAAGCTGGTGAGCTACCTCGACCAGCCGCAGCTGCCGCTGGACATCGTGCTCACCGCCTTTCGCGAAGTCTTCATCGGGGAATGACACGGTCATGAATTGTTCTTTGCGCGTTCTCGTGCTGTCCATGGCCTGCGGGCTCGCGCTCGTGCCGGCCGTGCAGGCCCAGCAACCACAGCAACAACCGGCTGCAGGCGCCACCGCCGCGCGCGTCGAAACCACGGCCGCGGCCGTCGGGAAGGGCGAGCCGGTCGTGGCCGGCGGGCAGGTGCCCGACGAAGCCACGCGCGCCGCCGTCATCGAGGCGCTGCGCCGCATCTACGGCCCCAGCGGCGTGATCGACAAGATCGAGGTGGTGAGCACCGTCAGCATGCCGGCCAACTGGGCCGCCAACGTGCAGCGGTTGATCACGCCTTCGCTCAAGGACATCCACCGCGGCCAGTTCCAGATCGAGGGCACGCAGATGGCGCTGAGCGGCGAGGTCGGCAACGAGGCGCTGCGCCAGAAGATCGTGAGCGACATGGCGAATTCGCTCAACCCGACCTACACCATCAAGAACAGCCTGCGCGTGCCCGTGTCGGAGCAGATCGCGGTCGACCAGGTGCTGGGCAACCGAACCATCGAGTTCGAGCTGGGCAGCGCCACGCTCACCAGCAAGGGCCGCGCCATCCTCGACGAGATGGCGCCGATCCTGCAGAAGCTCACCAACAAGTCGGTGGCGGTGGTGGGCCACACCGACAACGCCGGCAACCGCACGTCGAACCTGGCGCTGAGCCAGTCGCGCGCCGAGTCGGTCAAGGGCTACCTGGTGGGCAAGGGCATCGATCCGATGACGCTCACGACCTCGGGCGTGGGCCCCGACCAGCCGGTGGCGAGCAATGCGACCGACGAGGGGCGTTCGCGCAACCGGCGCATCGAGTTCCGCGTCGGACGCTAACGAAAAAGGCCCGCG
This window harbors:
- the tssM gene encoding type VI secretion system membrane subunit TssM — translated: MRRFFSFLADPRTLSVIGAIALGAFLLLGAQTLEVGAIWAVGIFVVLLLLWLLVWFVRRMRTRAANRKLGDMLEDQADAAVRDSDPERKAEIDELRGRMVEAVKTIKTSKIGQMSGSEALYELPWYMVIGNPAAGKSSAILNSGLQFPFADKGNAVIQGIGGTRNCDWFFTTEGIVLDTAGRYSIHQEDRKEWFGFLDLLKKYRPKAPINGIIITASIPELIGSRPDFAIQLAKNLRQRMQELTERLEVFAPVYVMFTKADLITGFAEFFGDSDKMERDRVWGASLPYDGDEKQDAVALFDKRFDELYMGLKEISVSHFANHRSSDPSPELLIFPLEFAAIKPALRAFLATLFESNPFQHKPVFRGFYFTSALQEGTMRSLSTERIAKRFGLTLSNAATKSKEIYSQNGFFLRDLFSKVIFADKKTVRQFSSPVKARVRYVSFFAFVTVLGLLLGGWTWSYLGNRQLVENVQADLDKVVKLQASDNGLRTRFEALNILQDRIEQLEKFRNDRPLSLSLGLYQGNQLEDKLVAEYYGGVKQLMLAPVSDNLQAFLRDVNAHPDRLKRADAVAALTGGTAPAPLPVASAATPTAPAAVPEGGGLYAGSSPADVQDAYNALKTYLMLSDKRQVETAHLTDQISRFWRGWLESNRGDMPRAAVIRDAERMITFYLRRVGDDNWPALADTNLALVEQTRDNLRRVVRGMPARERVYAEIKARASTRFAPMTVARILGATAGGAESEGTLAGSVAISGAFTREAWQQYVDDAIRDAANKETSSKDWVLNVAGNDDLTLEGSPEQIRKTLATMYKLEYAKEWQRFLQGIAVKDMGSFEQAVVAMNQLGDPQNSPIRKVFDTVYDQTSWDNPSLVNAGLQQARTGAFNWFKRLFSRATPSQVNVNVDLNGGATEIPMGPIGREFAGVARLVVERDNTSLLRGYLGTLSKLRGRFNQIKNQGDPGPGARQLMQQTLEGNGSELADALKYVDEQMLTGMDAAQRQALRPLLVRPLLQAYAVTVQPTAVEVNKIWSAQVHQPFQQSLATKYPFSASAKIEASPAEIAQFFGPEGAIGKFVTTTLGSLVIRRGDLLSPRAWGDQGLTLSPDFVNGFAQWVAPLSGGAAAGAGGSAQPQTLFQILPQPVSGLTEYMVEIDGQQLRYRNTPPQWSNFVWPNAQGTPGAKITAVTFDGRTVELINEPGNFGLERLLSTAQRTKLPDGSFELTWARDNASVTVKLRVIQNTQSAGSGGDSPQGKGLRGTVLPPTVAEIGAPRATATVQAPAQVPVQAGGAGK
- the tagF gene encoding type VI secretion system-associated protein TagF encodes the protein MSAPQQLCYFGKLPGRGDFVKGLYNPQLIKVFDHWLSQTMEMLSEDPRWKLIYDNAAPMHFVCLGSRSRVAIAGHLRASRDESSRRYPFLAATSVDVDEALDFMRGAPMLVGPYWDRMAVQVQSLAAGTDLDNELKKFEAIDPAIETGFKKSASRATYAAFTRDTSLLRIEQMLNFDGHKVSLRRAILALGLLLQPVMASAVSHLDKGLTLPLPRDPVDRSLIATFWLEMVSQFLAKADFELVLLVTEIDGRARLVIGFNGLSPRSLQSVLHPQVYTEHNIDIDNPEWVEDTIHSNYAMFKLVSYLDQPQLPLDIVLTAFREVFIGE
- a CDS encoding OmpA family protein; its protein translation is MNCSLRVLVLSMACGLALVPAVQAQQPQQQPAAGATAARVETTAAAVGKGEPVVAGGQVPDEATRAAVIEALRRIYGPSGVIDKIEVVSTVSMPANWAANVQRLITPSLKDIHRGQFQIEGTQMALSGEVGNEALRQKIVSDMANSLNPTYTIKNSLRVPVSEQIAVDQVLGNRTIEFELGSATLTSKGRAILDEMAPILQKLTNKSVAVVGHTDNAGNRTSNLALSQSRAESVKGYLVGKGIDPMTLTTSGVGPDQPVASNATDEGRSRNRRIEFRVGR